In the Candidatus Rhodoblastus alkanivorans genome, one interval contains:
- a CDS encoding cytochrome P450 produces MPFGAGPRICIGAGFALAEAAIVLAHFLSRYRVALSDEKPVLPIGAVTIRPSREPVFRLERV; encoded by the coding sequence ATGCCCTTCGGCGCCGGCCCCCGCATCTGCATCGGCGCGGGCTTCGCGCTCGCGGAAGCGGCGATCGTGCTGGCCCATTTCCTGTCGCGCTATCGGGTTGCGCTGTCCGACGAGAAGCCGGTGCTGCCGATCGGGGCGGTCACGATCAGGCCGAGCCGGGAGCCGGTTTTCCGATTGGAGCGAGTTTAG